From the Halalkalicoccus sp. CGA53 genome, one window contains:
- a CDS encoding 3-hydroxyacyl-CoA dehydrogenase/enoyl-CoA hydratase family protein: MDIEEINTVTVLGAGNMGHGIAEVAALAGYDVVMRDINEEFVRNGYEGIEWSLGKLAERERISEEEAEAALSRVTPVVEVEEAVSETDFLIEAVPEKMEIKKEVYREVERHAPEDAVFTTNTSSLSITELSEVTERPERFCGMHFFNPPVRMDLVEVISGAHTAEETLELTEELAEAFGKTPVRVHKDSPGFIVNRVLVPLMNEAAWIVHSDDATIEEVDSTVTYDMGQPMGSFELADQVGIDVGYHVLEYMHETLGDAYEPCPLLVEKVEAEEFGKKSGKGFYDYDGDGVEIPPDEGSEEVEARLTAVMANEVAKLIGNDVADASAIDEATTLGGGWPEGPAKVADSYGLDSLVETLETLQEETGAERYEPAEYLREAAEEGGFYGGDDDGGSFEYEAIAVDIEDDVARLTIDRPHRMNTITTEMIEEIDHAIDEFEAREVRAILLTGAGDRAFSAGFDASTEAAETGIEAAELSRLGQKAFGRFEELPMPVLAAIDGYCLGGGMELATCADLRIASERSTFGQPEHDLGLLPGWGGTQRLRHVVGEGRAKEIIFTAEHYDAETMESYGFVNELVENDALSERAEEFAADLAAGPPIAQKFTKRAMLAGRDDTDAGLEVESVSFGHLFTTDDMWEGLSAFQSDREPEFEGK; the protein is encoded by the coding sequence ATGGATATCGAGGAGATCAACACCGTAACCGTTCTCGGCGCGGGTAACATGGGTCACGGAATCGCCGAGGTGGCGGCGCTCGCGGGCTACGACGTCGTGATGCGCGACATCAACGAGGAGTTCGTCCGGAACGGCTACGAGGGGATCGAGTGGAGCCTCGGGAAGCTCGCCGAACGCGAGCGGATCAGCGAGGAGGAGGCAGAGGCTGCCCTCTCGCGGGTGACGCCCGTCGTCGAGGTCGAAGAGGCAGTGAGTGAAACCGACTTCCTCATCGAGGCGGTGCCGGAGAAGATGGAGATCAAGAAGGAGGTCTACCGGGAGGTCGAACGCCACGCCCCCGAGGATGCGGTGTTCACGACGAACACCTCGAGCCTCTCGATCACCGAGCTCTCGGAGGTCACGGAGCGCCCCGAACGGTTCTGCGGGATGCACTTCTTCAATCCACCCGTACGAATGGACCTCGTCGAGGTGATCTCGGGCGCGCACACCGCCGAGGAGACCCTGGAACTCACCGAAGAGCTCGCAGAGGCGTTCGGGAAGACGCCGGTACGAGTTCACAAGGACAGCCCCGGCTTCATCGTCAACCGCGTGCTGGTCCCCCTGATGAACGAGGCGGCCTGGATCGTCCACTCGGACGACGCGACGATCGAAGAGGTCGACTCCACGGTGACCTACGACATGGGTCAGCCGATGGGAAGTTTCGAACTCGCGGATCAGGTCGGCATCGACGTCGGCTACCACGTCCTCGAGTACATGCACGAGACGCTCGGCGACGCCTACGAGCCGTGTCCGCTGCTCGTCGAGAAGGTCGAGGCCGAGGAGTTCGGGAAGAAGAGCGGAAAGGGTTTTTACGACTACGACGGTGACGGCGTGGAGATCCCCCCGGACGAGGGGAGCGAGGAGGTGGAGGCCCGCCTCACGGCCGTCATGGCCAACGAGGTCGCGAAACTGATCGGTAACGACGTCGCCGACGCGAGCGCGATCGACGAGGCGACGACGCTCGGCGGCGGCTGGCCGGAGGGGCCGGCGAAGGTGGCCGATTCCTACGGGCTCGACTCGCTGGTCGAGACGCTCGAGACGCTCCAGGAAGAGACCGGGGCCGAGCGGTACGAGCCCGCGGAGTACCTCCGCGAGGCCGCCGAGGAGGGTGGGTTCTACGGGGGCGACGACGACGGAGGGAGCTTCGAGTACGAGGCGATCGCCGTCGATATCGAGGATGACGTCGCACGGCTCACGATCGACCGCCCACACCGGATGAACACGATCACGACCGAGATGATCGAGGAGATCGACCACGCGATCGACGAGTTCGAAGCGCGCGAGGTCAGGGCGATCCTCCTCACCGGTGCCGGCGACCGTGCGTTCTCCGCGGGCTTCGACGCCTCGACCGAGGCGGCCGAAACCGGGATCGAGGCGGCCGAACTCTCTCGGCTCGGCCAGAAGGCTTTCGGACGGTTCGAGGAGCTCCCGATGCCGGTGCTCGCCGCGATCGACGGCTACTGTCTCGGCGGGGGGATGGAGCTCGCGACCTGTGCGGACCTCCGGATCGCGAGCGAGCGATCCACCTTCGGCCAGCCCGAGCACGACCTCGGTCTGCTGCCGGGCTGGGGCGGCACCCAGCGGCTGCGCCACGTCGTCGGCGAGGGTCGCGCGAAGGAGATCATCTTCACCGCCGAGCACTACGACGCCGAGACGATGGAGTCCTACGGTTTCGTGAACGAACTGGTCGAGAACGACGCGCTCTCCGAGCGTGCCGAGGAGTTCGCGGCCGACCTCGCCGCCGGCCCGCCGATCGCCCAGAAGTTCACGAAGCGTGCGATGCTCGCCGGTCGCGACGACACCGACGCGGGTCTCGAAGTCGAGTCGGTCTCCTTCGGGCATCTCTTCACCACCGACGACATGTGGGAGGGGCTCTCGGCGTTCCAGAGCGACCGGGAGCCGGAGTTCGAGGGGAAGTAA
- a CDS encoding acyl-CoA dehydrogenase family protein, whose protein sequence is MEFGLTEEQEAVREEIRRFAENEIAPVASEHDVAESYPQEVMDAAAEMGLTGAHLPMEYGGAGYDPVEMAMITEDLFAVDPGIALCITSAAFGADAIMEFGTDEQKERYLEPIATGEAVMGTAISEPDTGSDVSSVSTTAEKEDDEWIIDGNKMWITNGSVGEYFVVMCLTDPEVEDRYSGFSQILVESDREGFSAEKITGKLGIRASDTAELRFDGVRVPEENLIGTRGMGFLQLMQFFDETRTMVAAQGVGIAKGACERALEYATEREQFGRSISEFQAIQHKLAEMHTGTEAARNLTYKSAWAVENEGGELTALASMAKEFASRVAVEVADEAVQIHGGAGYVNDFDVERLYRDAKITQIYEGTTEIQKNIIARELLGKGF, encoded by the coding sequence ATGGAGTTCGGACTCACCGAGGAGCAGGAGGCCGTCCGCGAGGAGATCAGGCGCTTCGCGGAGAACGAGATCGCGCCCGTCGCGAGCGAGCACGACGTCGCCGAGAGCTACCCCCAGGAGGTGATGGACGCCGCCGCGGAGATGGGGCTCACCGGCGCACACCTCCCGATGGAGTACGGGGGTGCCGGCTACGACCCCGTCGAGATGGCGATGATAACCGAAGATCTGTTCGCCGTCGACCCCGGCATCGCGCTCTGTATCACCTCCGCCGCGTTCGGCGCGGACGCGATCATGGAGTTCGGCACGGACGAGCAGAAAGAGCGGTATCTCGAACCGATCGCCACCGGGGAGGCGGTGATGGGCACGGCGATCAGCGAACCCGACACCGGTTCGGACGTCTCCTCGGTCTCGACGACCGCCGAGAAAGAGGACGACGAGTGGATCATCGACGGAAACAAGATGTGGATCACGAACGGTTCCGTGGGCGAGTACTTCGTCGTGATGTGTCTCACCGATCCGGAGGTCGAGGATCGCTACTCGGGGTTCTCACAGATCCTCGTCGAGTCGGATCGGGAGGGGTTTTCGGCCGAGAAGATCACCGGGAAGCTCGGGATCAGGGCCTCCGATACGGCCGAACTCCGCTTCGACGGCGTCCGGGTACCGGAGGAGAACCTGATCGGCACCCGCGGGATGGGATTCCTCCAGCTGATGCAGTTCTTCGACGAGACACGGACGATGGTCGCCGCACAGGGCGTCGGCATCGCGAAGGGCGCCTGCGAGCGTGCCCTCGAGTACGCCACCGAACGCGAGCAGTTCGGCCGCTCGATCTCGGAGTTCCAGGCGATCCAGCACAAGCTCGCGGAGATGCACACGGGGACGGAGGCGGCGCGCAACCTCACGTACAAGTCGGCGTGGGCGGTCGAGAACGAGGGCGGAGAGCTCACCGCGCTCGCCTCGATGGCCAAGGAGTTCGCCTCGCGGGTCGCCGTCGAAGTCGCCGACGAGGCGGTCCAGATCCACGGCGGGGCCGGCTACGTCAACGACTTCGACGTCGAACGTCTGTACAGAGACGCGAAGATCACCCAGATCTACGAGGGGACGACGGAGATCCAGAAAAACATCATCGCGCGCGAACTGCTCGGCAAGGGCTTCTGA
- a CDS encoding DNA-3-methyladenine glycosylase family protein yields MMDEALPVLRRDPVMAELVDRHDPYREPDWTEYERLCISIINQQLSTASAAAVRERTFEVLDGEVTPETVLAAEESALREAGLSRQKVAYVRNAAETFRENDYTRTGLSGYSDEEVVDRLTEITGIGEWTARMYLLFVLERPDVLPLGDLAVRRAITALYGNGEELTRPEMCEIAERWRPYRSMATRYLWAEYEAE; encoded by the coding sequence ATGATGGACGAGGCCCTCCCGGTGCTGCGTCGAGACCCAGTGATGGCCGAACTCGTCGACCGCCACGACCCGTATCGCGAGCCGGACTGGACCGAGTACGAGCGTCTGTGCATCTCGATCATCAACCAGCAGCTCTCGACGGCCAGTGCGGCGGCGGTGCGAGAGCGCACCTTCGAGGTGCTCGATGGCGAGGTGACCCCCGAGACGGTGCTGGCGGCCGAGGAGTCGGCGCTCCGCGAGGCGGGACTCTCGCGTCAGAAGGTCGCGTACGTGCGCAACGCAGCGGAGACCTTCCGGGAGAACGACTACACCCGCACGGGGCTCTCCGGGTACTCGGACGAGGAGGTCGTCGACCGCCTGACCGAGATCACGGGGATCGGGGAGTGGACCGCCCGGATGTACCTCCTGTTCGTCCTCGAACGCCCGGACGTGCTCCCGCTCGGCGACCTCGCGGTCCGTCGGGCGATCACGGCGCTCTACGGGAACGGCGAGGAGCTCACGCGCCCGGAGATGTGCGAGATCGCCGAACGGTGGCGACCCTACCGGTCGATGGCGACGCGATACCTCTGGGCGGAGTACGAAGCGGAGTGA
- a CDS encoding RimK family alpha-L-glutamate ligase, with protein MSDTVRVGVLSLHESKETKAICNAVEDLGHEAEWFRHENTAIEIRDGEVLLEPDVDVIANRLLLSNSETPSEELGLAATFANVRPILNHPIAVLSAIHKYATATALTAEGVQVPDALLALDNRRLNDGRDAFGEEAVYKTAIGTHGGGTWKVGAGEQVNPRVGNRQAFLQKLIERDGERHRDLRVYVVGNEIVGAMNRYAPENDWRTNVHLGGDVENASDRIPETVAEMATRSAEIVGLDYAGVDLVEGDEGWFVLEVNPTAGFRGLYKAAQVSPAPYIAKLAIERVGGQVDDERVRDLSATLDDSMPRCAPQAFQEAQDEVVTIGYTEEVMVSGTSGSETVLAKSDTGASRTSIDTGLAAKIGAGPIKSITRVRSGSMKSSKSRPVVDLVVGVGGNQHTVTASIEDRSHMDYPLLLGRDILKHYRVDVRRMADRQDAELETEEE; from the coding sequence ATGAGCGATACCGTCCGTGTCGGCGTGCTCAGCCTGCACGAGAGCAAGGAGACGAAAGCGATCTGTAACGCCGTCGAGGACCTCGGCCACGAGGCGGAGTGGTTCAGACACGAGAACACCGCGATCGAGATCCGGGACGGGGAGGTCCTCCTCGAACCCGACGTCGACGTGATCGCGAACCGGCTGCTGCTCTCGAACTCCGAGACGCCCTCCGAGGAGCTCGGCCTCGCCGCGACGTTCGCGAACGTCCGTCCGATCCTCAACCACCCGATCGCGGTGCTCTCGGCGATCCACAAGTACGCGACCGCGACCGCGCTCACCGCCGAAGGGGTGCAGGTCCCCGACGCGCTGCTCGCGCTCGACAACCGGCGGCTCAACGACGGCCGTGACGCGTTCGGCGAGGAGGCCGTCTACAAGACGGCGATCGGCACCCACGGCGGCGGCACCTGGAAGGTCGGTGCGGGCGAGCAGGTGAACCCCCGGGTCGGCAACCGACAGGCGTTCCTCCAGAAGCTGATCGAGCGCGACGGCGAGCGCCACCGCGACCTCCGGGTCTACGTCGTCGGCAACGAGATCGTCGGCGCGATGAACCGCTACGCTCCCGAGAACGACTGGCGAACGAACGTCCACCTCGGTGGCGACGTCGAGAACGCGAGCGACCGCATCCCCGAGACGGTCGCCGAGATGGCGACGCGCTCGGCGGAGATCGTCGGCCTCGATTACGCGGGCGTCGACCTCGTCGAGGGTGACGAGGGCTGGTTCGTCCTCGAGGTGAACCCGACGGCAGGGTTCAGGGGGCTCTACAAGGCCGCGCAGGTCTCGCCGGCGCCCTACATCGCGAAGCTCGCGATCGAGCGCGTCGGCGGCCAGGTCGACGACGAGCGCGTGCGAGACCTCTCGGCGACGCTCGACGACTCGATGCCACGGTGTGCCCCCCAGGCCTTCCAGGAGGCCCAGGACGAGGTCGTCACGATCGGCTACACCGAGGAGGTGATGGTCTCTGGGACGAGCGGCTCCGAGACGGTCCTGGCGAAGTCCGACACCGGTGCGAGCCGGACGAGCATCGACACCGGACTCGCCGCGAAGATCGGCGCCGGACCGATAAAGTCGATCACGCGGGTGCGGTCTGGGAGCATGAAGTCGAGCAAGTCCCGACCCGTCGTCGACCTCGTCGTCGGCGTCGGCGGCAACCAGCACACCGTCACCGCGAGCATCGAGGACCGGAGCCACATGGACTACCCGCTGCTGCTCGGCCGGGACATCCTCAAACACTACCGGGTCGACGTCCGCCGGATGGCCGACCGCCAGGACGCCGAACTGGAGACCGAAGAGGAGTAG
- a CDS encoding succinylglutamate desuccinylase/aspartoacylase family protein, giving the protein MSEETTAFTYHGGTVGPGETANVRYTVSETYLGDPIRIPVTIINGERAGPTVCLTAALHGDELNGIEVVRAVAHEWAHDDLRGTIVCLPVLNVPGFLAQQRYLPIIDRDLNRSFPGIESGTSASRMAHRIYTNFIQPCDYVLDFHTSTRGRNNMLHVRADMSDERVDRLARAFGSNVILDSEGPEGTLRREATEDGVGAITIEMGEAHRFQRDLINEALHGVESVFAEYGMRPSEAVRWPGWRTIIHDDLEKTWLRADSGGIVDMHHDRGALVHEGDAICTITNPFMTEKDVVEAPFTGLLVGLLENPVVFPGNPLCHLVELDESTRRVVESTQSGVQRNGAT; this is encoded by the coding sequence ATGAGCGAGGAGACGACCGCCTTCACCTACCACGGTGGGACGGTCGGACCCGGCGAGACGGCCAACGTTCGGTACACGGTCAGCGAGACGTACCTCGGCGACCCGATCCGGATCCCCGTGACGATCATCAACGGCGAGCGGGCGGGGCCGACGGTCTGTCTGACGGCGGCGCTCCACGGTGACGAACTGAACGGCATCGAGGTGGTCCGCGCGGTCGCCCACGAGTGGGCTCACGACGACCTCCGGGGGACGATCGTCTGTCTCCCCGTCCTCAACGTCCCCGGCTTCCTCGCCCAGCAGCGCTACCTCCCGATCATCGACCGTGACCTCAACCGCTCGTTTCCCGGCATCGAGAGCGGGACGAGCGCGAGCCGGATGGCACATCGCATCTACACCAACTTCATCCAGCCGTGTGACTACGTCCTCGACTTCCACACCTCCACGCGCGGGCGGAACAACATGCTCCACGTGCGGGCGGACATGAGCGACGAACGCGTCGACCGCCTCGCGCGCGCGTTCGGCTCGAACGTCATCCTCGACAGCGAGGGGCCCGAGGGGACGCTCCGTCGGGAGGCGACCGAGGACGGAGTCGGTGCGATCACGATCGAGATGGGCGAGGCACATCGCTTCCAGAGAGACCTGATCAACGAGGCGCTCCACGGCGTCGAGAGCGTCTTCGCGGAGTACGGGATGCGGCCCTCGGAGGCGGTGCGCTGGCCCGGCTGGCGCACGATCATCCACGACGACCTGGAGAAGACCTGGCTGCGCGCGGATTCGGGTGGGATCGTCGACATGCACCACGACCGCGGCGCGCTCGTCCACGAGGGCGACGCGATCTGTACGATCACAAACCCCTTCATGACCGAAAAGGACGTCGTCGAGGCCCCCTTCACCGGCCTGCTCGTCGGCCTGCTGGAGAACCCGGTCGTCTTCCCGGGCAACCCGCTCTGTCACCTCGTCGAACTCGACGAGTCGACCAGACGGGTCGTCGAGTCGACCCAGTCGGGCGTCCAGCGCAACGGCGCGACCTGA
- the sdhC gene encoding succinate dehydrogenase, cytochrome b556 subunit: MSQSYNRGLVEDFGRWTEFSAGMWAWIFHKFTGWVLVGYLFTHIAVLSTATVGPETYTATIQGLESLFIVRVLEVGLLAVAVFHILNGTRLLLIDLGVGLDSQDKSFYASLVLTGVIAVASVPTFLAGVF, encoded by the coding sequence ATGAGTCAGTCGTACAACCGTGGCCTCGTCGAGGACTTCGGCAGGTGGACGGAGTTCTCCGCCGGCATGTGGGCGTGGATCTTCCACAAGTTCACCGGCTGGGTCCTCGTCGGCTATCTGTTCACCCACATCGCCGTCCTCTCGACGGCGACGGTCGGTCCCGAAACGTACACCGCGACGATCCAGGGCTTAGAGAGCCTCTTCATCGTCCGTGTCCTCGAGGTCGGCCTCCTCGCGGTCGCGGTCTTCCACATCTTAAACGGCACCCGCCTGCTGCTGATCGACCTCGGGGTCGGACTGGACAGCCAGGACAAGAGCTTCTACGCCTCGCTCGTTCTCACCGGCGTGATCGCCGTCGCGAGCGTGCCGACGTTTCTCGCGGGGGTCTTCTAG
- a CDS encoding succinate dehydrogenase, with amino-acid sequence MSEHYSSFDRSGTLWLLQRITAAFLIVVLAFHFFLLHFVSHASEITFAGSQWRMQSIGYYSLMVLFLVTATFHGVNGVYNAIVNQGLTGTPLRAVKWLLILASALLIVQGIRTANAMAGIPLY; translated from the coding sequence GTGTCCGAACACTACTCCTCGTTCGATCGGTCGGGAACGCTCTGGCTGCTCCAGCGGATCACCGCGGCGTTCCTGATCGTCGTCCTCGCCTTCCACTTCTTCCTGTTACACTTCGTGAGTCACGCCTCCGAGATCACCTTCGCCGGGAGCCAGTGGCGGATGCAATCGATCGGCTACTACTCGCTGATGGTCCTCTTTCTCGTCACCGCGACGTTCCACGGCGTCAACGGCGTCTACAACGCGATCGTCAACCAGGGGCTCACCGGCACGCCGCTTCGGGCCGTGAAGTGGCTGCTGATCCTCGCGAGCGCGCTGTTGATCGTCCAGGGGATCCGAACGGCGAACGCGATGGCGGGCATCCCGCTTTACTGA
- a CDS encoding succinate dehydrogenase/fumarate reductase iron-sulfur subunit has protein sequence MSTQIQRTEEPEIETEDEPEAETESAGDRRRREKVDRETALRKEAEERLDESDDDVVIKVFRYDPEVEGKQEPRFDDFRVPMEKGTSVLDALMFARDHYDSSLTFRHSCRQAICGSDAFFINGRQKLGCKTQLSELETPIRIEPLPHQEVVKDLVVEMEHFYEQMHSVEPYFQTNDLPTGELEEQRQSRENREKVKMSTRCIWCAACMSSCNIAAGDEKYLGPAAINKAYRFAMDEREGEEMKDHRMRVLEQEHGVWRCQTQFSCTVVCPKEIPLTEHIQEVKREAVKRNLKFW, from the coding sequence ATGAGCACACAGATCCAACGCACCGAGGAACCGGAGATCGAGACGGAAGACGAACCCGAGGCGGAAACGGAGTCGGCGGGCGACCGCCGCCGTCGGGAGAAGGTCGACCGCGAGACTGCCCTGCGGAAGGAGGCCGAGGAACGACTCGACGAGAGCGACGACGACGTCGTGATCAAGGTGTTCCGCTACGACCCCGAGGTCGAGGGGAAACAGGAGCCGCGCTTCGACGACTTCCGCGTGCCGATGGAGAAAGGCACCTCCGTGCTCGACGCGCTGATGTTCGCGCGCGATCACTACGACTCCTCGCTCACGTTCAGACACTCGTGTCGACAGGCGATCTGCGGCTCGGACGCCTTCTTCATCAACGGGCGGCAGAAACTCGGCTGCAAGACTCAGCTATCGGAGCTGGAAACGCCGATCCGGATCGAGCCGCTTCCCCACCAGGAGGTCGTAAAGGACCTCGTCGTGGAGATGGAACACTTCTACGAGCAGATGCACTCGGTCGAGCCGTACTTCCAGACGAACGACTTACCTACTGGTGAGCTCGAAGAACAGCGCCAGAGCCGGGAGAACAGGGAGAAGGTGAAGATGTCGACGCGCTGTATCTGGTGTGCGGCGTGTATGTCCTCGTGTAACATCGCGGCGGGCGACGAGAAGTACCTGGGACCGGCGGCGATCAACAAGGCCTACCGGTTCGCGATGGACGAACGCGAGGGCGAGGAGATGAAAGACCACAGGATGAGAGTCCTCGAACAGGAACACGGCGTCTGGCGGTGTCAGACGCAGTTCTCCTGTACCGTCGTCTGTCCGAAGGAGATCCCGCTCACCGAGCACATCCAGGAAGTGAAACGCGAGGCAGTGAAGCGAAACCTGAAGTTCTGGTGA
- a CDS encoding FAD-binding protein: MYEHDVLVVGAGGAGLRAAIAAHEEGADVAMVTKLHPVRSHTGAAEGGINAALRDGDDWELHAYDTMKGSDYLGDAPAIETLATDSPEEVVQLEHWGMPFSREEDGRMSQRPFGGLSFPRTTYAGAETGHHLLHTLYEQVVKRGITVYDEWYVSRLAVTDHDRPEDRVCHGLVAIDIKSGEIEGFRARNGVVLATGGPGQVYDHTTNAVSCTGDGPAMAYRAGAPMEDMEFIQFHPTTLPSTGVLISEGVRGEGGVLYNALGERFMFERGYANNDGELASRDVVSRAELTEVNEGRGVNDEYVHLDMRHLGAERIVDRLENILHLAADFEGVDGLEEPMPVKPGQHYAMGGTETDEHGETCISGLYAVGECACASVHGANRLGGNALPELIVFGRRAGQHAAGRDLGEAKIGTGQVGEYEVGEVDTPVTPGEIGTPEDVVADGGESARTDGAGALVEAGPVLENAVETERERVAHLMGRDEGVQQAEIREMLQKSMTRNVNVFRNEEGLKQALRDIRTARELYRDVYVDDPSRTFNTDLIQTIEMRNLIDTAEAITLGALAREEFRGAHWRQEFQERDDENWLKHTLLSWNDGTPEVWYRPVHLEGREKTYEPKIRSY, from the coding sequence ATGTACGAACACGACGTTCTGGTGGTCGGCGCGGGGGGCGCCGGCCTTCGAGCCGCGATCGCCGCCCACGAGGAGGGCGCGGACGTGGCGATGGTGACGAAGCTCCACCCCGTGCGGAGCCACACCGGCGCCGCCGAGGGTGGCATCAACGCGGCGTTGCGCGACGGCGACGACTGGGAGCTGCACGCCTACGACACGATGAAGGGCTCGGACTATCTGGGTGACGCTCCCGCCATCGAGACGCTGGCGACGGACTCCCCCGAGGAGGTCGTCCAGCTCGAACACTGGGGGATGCCCTTCTCGCGCGAGGAGGACGGCCGGATGTCCCAGCGGCCGTTCGGCGGGCTCTCGTTCCCCCGGACGACGTACGCGGGTGCGGAGACGGGCCACCACCTGCTGCACACGCTCTACGAGCAGGTCGTCAAACGCGGGATCACGGTCTACGACGAGTGGTACGTGAGCCGACTCGCGGTGACCGACCACGACCGCCCCGAGGATCGGGTCTGTCACGGGCTGGTCGCCATCGACATCAAGAGCGGAGAGATCGAGGGGTTCCGGGCGCGAAACGGCGTCGTCCTCGCGACAGGCGGACCCGGACAGGTCTACGACCACACGACCAACGCCGTCTCCTGTACCGGCGACGGCCCCGCGATGGCCTACCGAGCGGGCGCACCGATGGAGGACATGGAGTTCATCCAGTTTCACCCGACGACGCTCCCCTCCACGGGTGTTCTCATCTCCGAGGGCGTCCGCGGGGAGGGCGGCGTCCTCTACAACGCGCTCGGCGAGCGGTTCATGTTCGAACGCGGCTACGCGAACAACGACGGCGAGCTCGCCTCCCGTGACGTCGTCTCGCGGGCCGAACTGACCGAGGTGAACGAGGGCCGCGGGGTCAACGACGAGTACGTCCACCTCGACATGCGGCATTTGGGTGCCGAACGGATCGTCGATCGACTCGAGAACATCCTCCACCTCGCGGCGGACTTCGAGGGCGTCGACGGGTTGGAGGAGCCGATGCCGGTGAAACCCGGCCAGCACTACGCGATGGGCGGCACCGAGACCGACGAGCACGGAGAGACCTGCATCTCGGGGCTCTACGCCGTCGGCGAGTGTGCCTGTGCGAGCGTCCACGGTGCGAACCGGCTGGGCGGGAACGCGCTGCCCGAACTCATCGTCTTCGGCAGGCGTGCCGGCCAGCACGCCGCCGGACGCGACCTCGGCGAGGCGAAGATCGGGACCGGGCAGGTCGGCGAGTACGAGGTCGGCGAGGTCGACACGCCGGTGACCCCCGGCGAGATCGGAACTCCCGAGGACGTCGTCGCCGACGGCGGCGAGTCGGCCCGGACCGACGGTGCGGGGGCGCTCGTTGAGGCGGGTCCGGTCCTCGAGAACGCCGTCGAGACCGAGCGCGAGCGCGTCGCACACCTGATGGGGCGCGACGAGGGCGTCCAGCAGGCCGAGATCCGCGAGATGCTCCAGAAGTCGATGACGCGGAACGTCAACGTCTTCCGGAACGAGGAGGGGCTCAAACAGGCGCTCCGAGACATCCGGACGGCCCGCGAACTCTACCGGGACGTCTACGTCGACGATCCCTCGCGCACGTTCAACACGGACCTGATCCAGACGATCGAGATGCGCAACCTGATCGACACGGCCGAAGCGATCACGCTCGGCGCGCTCGCCCGCGAAGAGTTCCGCGGCGCCCACTGGCGCCAGGAGTTCCAGGAGCGAGACGACGAGAACTGGCTCAAACACACGCTGCTCTCGTGGAACGACGGCACCCCAGAGGTCTGGTACCGCCCGGTCCACCTCGAGGGCAGGGAGAAGACCTACGAGCCGAAGATCAGGAGCTACTGA
- a CDS encoding helix-turn-helix transcriptional regulator, with protein MALPFDDIEPPLEEISFLARSPNRPRALVALGAGPVERRDVEDETGISRATLARILDDFEERGWVTRNGRLYERTPVGEYVAREFTALLERFEPVPALNGVADWLPEAGFDFDLGRLAGVEVVRPSTSDALAPTTHITRRLREAERVRTVSYAHLPDVMDACWRGTVEGSLELESVLDRDVLERIGTDPRTADRARQMVDSGRAELFLYPGTIPFTVFVVDEIVLLCLSGGEGAPHAVIETRDQGVRSWATSTIDEYRREGDRLEMGSLTG; from the coding sequence ATGGCCCTACCGTTCGACGACATCGAGCCACCGCTCGAGGAGATTTCGTTCCTCGCTCGCTCGCCGAACCGACCCAGGGCGCTCGTGGCGCTCGGAGCGGGGCCGGTGGAACGACGGGACGTGGAGGACGAAACCGGGATCTCGAGAGCGACCCTCGCTCGCATCCTCGACGACTTCGAGGAGCGGGGGTGGGTGACCCGGAACGGCCGCCTGTACGAGCGAACGCCCGTCGGTGAGTACGTCGCCCGGGAGTTCACGGCACTCCTGGAACGTTTCGAACCGGTCCCTGCGCTCAACGGGGTAGCCGACTGGCTTCCCGAGGCGGGGTTCGACTTCGACCTCGGCCGTCTCGCCGGGGTGGAGGTCGTCCGGCCGAGCACGAGCGACGCCCTGGCGCCGACGACGCACATCACTCGGCGGCTCCGGGAGGCAGAGCGGGTCCGAACGGTCTCGTACGCCCACCTCCCCGACGTGATGGACGCCTGCTGGCGGGGAACGGTCGAGGGCTCTCTCGAACTCGAGAGCGTCCTCGATCGGGACGTGCTCGAACGGATCGGGACCGATCCACGAACGGCCGACCGGGCGCGCCAGATGGTCGACTCCGGACGGGCCGAGCTGTTCCTCTACCCGGGGACGATCCCGTTCACCGTGTTCGTCGTCGATGAGATCGTGCTGCTGTGTCTGTCTGGCGGCGAGGGCGCTCCACACGCGGTGATCGAAACCCGAGACCAGGGGGTTCGCTCGTGGGCGACGTCCACCATCGACGAGTACCGTCGCGAGGGGGACCGACTCGAAATGGGGTCGCTCACGGGCTGA